In Candida orthopsilosis Co 90-125, chromosome 4 draft sequence, a single genomic region encodes these proteins:
- a CDS encoding Faa4 predicted acyl CoA synthase, with protein MTLLTVAVGEAKPGETAPRRRAAQKEASLDRPTDCKGTTIPEFIEECFKRNGNKNAMGWREMKEIYVETKEITKNIDGETKKISKDWTYYEMGPYQYIKYPELLTLIKNYSKGLLELGLKPNQESKLMVYASTSQKWLQTFLASTFQNLPIVTAYDTLGESGLTHSLVQTDADAVFTDNALLKTLINPLKQAKNIKYIIHSEPIDPKDTRKKGLLYKEAQEAKEGLLKVNPNLKFISYSDVIDLGAKSNQELHLPKAQDLACIMYTSGSTGAPKGVSITNANILAAVAGISTNAGRDVVGEGDSVIAFLPLAHIFELVVECLTLWWGVPLGYANVKTLTETSCRNCQPDLAEFKPTIMVGVAAVWESVRKGVLAKLNKAPFISQKLFWAAFNYKVSMNKLHAPGASIFNFIFKKVREATGGRVRYTMNGGSPISIDAQTFVSTLIAPMLLGYGLTETCAMGNLVEPKNFELGTLGSLVGSVTVKLIDVEDAGYFAKNNQGEILIKGGPVVKEYYKNEKETKEAFTEDGWFKTGDIGEWQADGGLKIIDRKKNLVKTLNGEYIALEKLESVYRSNPLVMNLCAYADQTKVKPIAIVVPQENFLQQLKFDSNTAYDDPKLVSKFVASLNATGKSQGLNGIELLQGIVLVHDEWTPENGFVSSAQKLQRKKILKTYENEVKKAYGDS; from the coding sequence ATGACTTTATTAactgttgctgttggtgAAGCCAAACCAGGTGAAACCGCaccaagaagaagagcTGCTCAAAAAGAAGCATCTCTTGACCGTCCAACTGATTGTAAGGGAACCACCATCCCCGAGtttattgaagaatgtTTCAAGAGAAACGGTAACAAAAATGCCATGGGATGGAGAGAAATGAAGGAAATTTACGTTGAAACTAAGGAGATTACTAAAAACATTGACGGTGAAACTAAGAAGATTTCCAAAGATTGGACTTATTATGAGATGGGTCCCTACCAATACATCAAATATCCAGAATTGTTGACCTTGATCAAAAACTACTCCAAGGGTTTACTTGAATTGGGATTAAAACCaaatcaagaatcaaaattgatggtttATGCTTCGACTTCACAAAAATGGTTACAAACATTTTTAgcatcaacttttcaaaatttacCAATTGTAACTGCTTACGATACTCTTGGTGAACTGGGTTTAACTCATTCTTTGGTGCAAACTGACGCTGATGCAGTCTTCACTGATAATGCACTTTTGAAAACCTTGATTAACCCATTGAAACAAGCtaaaaatatcaaatacatTATCCATTCAGaaccaattgatccaaaagATACCAGAAAAAAGGGTTTGCTTTACAAAGAAGCCCAAGAAGCTAAAGAAGGATTATTAAAAGTTAAcccaaatttgaaattcattTCCTATTCTGATGTTATCGACTTGGGAGctaaatcaaatcaagaattgcACTTACCAAAAGCTCAAGATTTGGCTTGCATTATGTATACTTCAGGTTCAACTGGTGCCCCTAAGGGTGTTTCCATCACCAACGCCAACATTTTGGCTGCAGTTGCTGGTATTTCCACCAATGCTGGTAGGGATGTAGTGGGTGAAGGTGATTCGGTTATTGCATTTTTACCATTGGCtcatatttttgaattggttgttgaatgtCTTACATTGTGGTGGGGGGTACCATTGGGATATGCCAATGTTAAGACTTTAACAGAAACTTCATGCAGAAACTGTCAACCTGATTTGGCTGAATTTAAACCAACTATTATGGTTGGTGTTGCTGCAGTTTGGGAATCTGTTCGTAAGGGGGTTTTGGCCAAGCTTAATAAAGCTCCATTTATTTCtcaaaaattattttgGGCTGCATTCAACTATAAGGTATCCATGAATAAATTACATGCACCTGGAGCTtccattttcaactttatattcaaaaaggtCAGAGAAGCCACTGGTGGCCGTGTTAGATACACCATGAACGGTGGATCACCAATTTCCATTGACGCACAAACGtttgtttcaacattgattGCGCCTATGTTGTTGGGTTATGGTTTAACTGAAACTTGTGCCATGGGTAATCTTGTTGAACCAAAAAACTTTGAATTGGGTACTTTGGGATCCTTGGTTGGTTCAGTCACTGTtaagttgattgatgttgaagatgctGGATATTTTGCCAAGAACAACCAAGGTGAAATTTTAATCAAAGGAGGACCCGTGGTTAAAGAGTATtataaaaatgaaaaagagaCGAAAGAAGCATTTACTGAAGATGGATGGTTCAAAACTGGTGATATTGGTGAGTGGCAAGCTGATGGTGGATTAAAAATCATTGATCGTAAAAAGAATCTCGTCAAGACTTTGAATGGTGAATATATTGCCTTAGAGAAATTGGAATCCGTATACAGATCAAACCCACTAGTTATGAATTTATGTGCTTATGCTGATCAAACAAAAGTTAAACCAATTGCCATTGTTGTACCACAAGAAAactttttacaacaattgaaattcgATTCCAACACCGCATACGATGATCCTAAGTTGGTTTCTAAATTTGTTGCTAGTTTGAATGCTACGGGTAAATCTCAAGGTTTGAATGGTATTGAATTACTACAAGGTATTGTTTTGGTTCACGATGAATGGACCCCTGAAAATGGATTTGTTTCATCAGCTCAAAAGTTGcaaagaaagaagattttAAAAACttatgaaaatgaagttaAGAAAGCTTATGGTGATTCATAA